The genomic stretch gttgttgttccggGGTCGGGATCATGGCGCGCTCCCTGCAGCTGCACGTGGGAGGGCTCTGAACTGGGCAGGGGCAGGCTTGCCATGGGGACCCGCTGGCCTTCGTAGCACCAGCTGCTAGTCCTTTGCAGGGCTCCCTGGCGGCCTTAAGGCGCTGCAGGGCGGGGACCTGGAGAGGGGAGTCCAGGGATGGCCTGGCTCTGAGAGGGGGTGGTTCACTTGGGAGGAGAGCTTGGCAAGGAGGCTGGGGGGATCTTGGGGCTCTGGCAAGTTGGAATGAGGCCCCAGATTTGTGGAGTTGGGTGGGTCTGGTGAATTGGGAAGAGGTCCCAGATTTGGGAATTTGGGGCTCTGACTAGTTGGAATAAGGTCCAGGATTTGGGAAACTGACAAGGTCTCAGATTTGGGAGTCTGGCAAATTGGAATGAGGCCCCAGATTTTGGGATTTTGGGGTctggcaaattattattattattatattacatttatttatatattgccgtaggctttacatagcactttacaaaggAGGAAAACATTGGAATAAGGTCCTAGATTTGGGGGGTCTAGTAAATTGGAATaaggccccagatttttttttccaggggtGTCTGGCAAATTGGAACAAAGTCCCAGATTTGAGGGGGTCTTTCCAATTGGAATAATGTCCCAGATTTGGGGTTTTGGGGGTCCTGAATTTGGGGTTCTGGCAAAATTGGAATAAGATTCCATATTTGGAGGTCCAGGAAATTGAAATAAGGTCCTAGATTTGGGGGTTTGGTAAATTAGAATAAAGTCACAGATTTGGGGGTTTGAAGGTCTGGCAAATGGGAGTAAGGTTGCAGATTTGGGAATCTGGCAAATTGGAATAAGGTCCCAGATCATGGAGTTTGAAAATTATGGAGGTTCCAGAGCAAGGGAAGGGATTTAGTATGCCAACCAGGCGTATGGGTATATTGGGCATTATTTTGCCACTTATATAGGGGGAAAATGTGGCTCCCGATATATTCCATGCGACATTGGTGCTTTCGTGGTCGGTGGATCCTTGCAGGCAGCCATGCTTGCAGGCACTACAAGAAGGAGACGCTCCCCTCACCAGAGGGGCCAGTCCCACCTGCCTCAGTTACAGAGATCCGGCAGTATCTCAGGGCGCAGGAGATCCCCTTTCATGATGGCTATAGCTGTATTCACGTACCCAGTATTTTTGTCGAGGAGCAGCAGCAGGTTCGCCATAGCTACACACTCTTTATTGACAAGACCACAGGCCGCTTCGTCTGCACAGCCACACTGGTTGAAGGGGACTGGCAGGACTTCCAGGCCAGTGTAGAGTTGCGGCATAAAGGGGTGGCCCCAGGTGGGCTGGAAAATATAGATGAGCCAAGAGACTATGCTGGGGAAGATGCCAGGCATATCTGGGAGCGAGCCATGCCCCTCTGGGAACTGCTTGATGAGCAGGAGACCCAGGTGGCTAAGACTATGTTTGGAATTTCCAATGTGTCAAATGCTACTCTGAAACGTTTTGGTGTGCGTTATCTACGGACCGCTCAAACCTTGGTGTTCCCGTGGTTCAGCCCTCGTGGTACCAGCCTGAAGGGCTTAAAACTTCTGGGAGTTGAGCGACAAGGAGAGACAGTACACTATGTGGAGAATACCCTACCTCGCCCAAGTGCCTATCACAACCTCTTTGGGCTGCCACTCATCAGCCGGCGGGATACAGAAGTGGTACTGACTGGCCGGGAGCTAGATACTCTGGCATTGTACCAAGCGACTGGGCTACCCACTCTGGCTTTGCCCCGTGGGATCTCGTGCCTCCCCCCAGGCCTTCTCCCCTACCTAGAACAGTTCAAGCGGATCACACTGTGGCTAGGAGAGGATCTCCGCTCCTGGGAAGCTGCCAAGCTGTTTGCTCGCAAATTGAGCCCTAAGCGTTGTTCTTTGGTGCAGCCGAGTGACCAGCAACTGCAGCCCTTAGACGCATTCTCCCGTGGCTTGAACCTCACCAAGATTCTGCGTTCAGCCCTACCAGCTGGCCACAAGGCCATCATTTCTTTTCGTCAGCTACGAGAAGAGGTCTTTGGGGAGCTAGCCAATGTGGAGCAGGTGGCAGGAGTCAAATGGAGTCGTTTCCCAGAACTAAACAAGCTCCTCAAGGGCCACCGGAAGGGAGAACTCACTGTCTTCACAGGTGACTAAATGTCCTTCACTGTTCCTTTGCTGCAGGGTTTAGGAAACGTTGGTCTTTCAGATGTTGGGTTATGTTTCTCATCATCACTCCCATCCTAgctgggctgatgggagctgcactccaacaTCACAAGAGGAGCCATTAATTCCACACTCTGCTCCActctttgtgtatgtatgtgtgtgtctgtgtgtgtgagagagaagtcAATCACTGGATGTCTGTCCCTAGTGCTCTTGGCCTTTCTTTGACTTATAGTCCTTGCTCACTTGTCAGTTCCATCCTGTTTGGAACCATGCATAACCTTTTACAATGTGCTGTCCCCAAAAGGTATTGCTAATAGTCTAATGACTTGTTACTTGCAGAGCTTTTACCACTAACATTTTATTGAAGCATCAGTTGGGAAATGCTAGATTGCTTTCAAGCACTGCATGTACCTTCACTAGTACATTAGTGTACATATTTTTCAGCAAAGGCTACCACAGTTGGACTACTACAGGGtgatttttgtttgcaaaaaCGTAACATAGGAACATAGAAATATATTGCATTAAAGTGTGGTCTAACCCAATGCTTCTCTAGTGTGCTATGGACCAGCAGCATATTGTtgcccattggctacaaatgCTTCTTTCTTCCCTGGAAACTTGTCAGGGATTGACACCTAATGGCTAAGGTACCAGCATGGGACCACCACTATGAATGGCATTTTTTCATTCTCTCTTGACTTTCTTATCTCAGCATCTGATTGCTGTGAATTGTCCCTGCCATTTTCTATTCTGAAAtaatggcctattacagactgccaaaataaagctgcttcgggtctctttggaggtatgctatttaaatgatgcatgggtcctaagggtccagaggtcgcaccaaagctacactccattcctaagcaccggagtgcagcttttggtgcagcttctggattcttgggatgcatgcatcatttaaatagcatatctccaaagagactcaaagcagctttattttggcagtctgtaacaggccaatggctGCTTTTGTTACTTACATTTGGCTCTTTTAACATCTAGGGTTTACTTGACCAATGTTGAATTATCTAGCAGGATGAACTAGGAATATGTATACCTTTTCACACACATAAGTGTTCATCCTGTCATATAGAGATGTGTACTGTTTATGAGGCTGGCAGAGTGTGATGTTCGGCCAATGTACTTacaccttttttcctcttctgccccACTACAACCAACCTATTCACTACCAGAGTCCACAGCTAATTTGTGGCGGGGGAACTGTGGAAAAAGTGTCTTGCTACCGTTTCACAGCTAGGAGAAGTCACCAACTTAAATCTCCAGTGTACTTTGGTGTACTCTTTGAAGATCTGGGGCAATGACCTCCTCTCCTGGCTGCAGAACAACAGATGGATGCTGTCTTGGCACCCCTTGCCCTCCCTGAACCATTAATTGGCATTGGAGGTATTCTCTGTCCTTGGTCGGTTATGTGTGGGGAGGGTGTAAATACTTTTTCACGAATATGCACACAGAATCGTATTTTTTTCACTTACACATCTGCACTCTGGTTCCTTCCAGAAGTCCATGCACAACTGGCTGCTGACACAGCAGTTTTAAGGAAGCAGCTGCTTCCTTAAGATACAGTAATTTTCTCTACTGCTTTCCTCTTGAGTTAGACCCTTCTTGTCTGCCACAGGCATAGCTGGTGGGGACAcaagatgtttgtgtgtgtgtattgtgtgacttcaagtcatttctgacatatggtgactcttAAGGTGAAAATATGCAGTTTCCTAggcaaaattggttcagaggaggcttgccattgccttttgagATGCTGAGAccatgtcacccagtgtgtttcatgaccaagcaggaattgaaccctggcctccaggggTCAAAGAccattgctcaaaccacaacaccatgctggctcttggggACACGAGATAGGATCTTCTTAATGGCTGCCCCAGGTTCTGGAACCTCTTTCTAAGGGAGGCCAGAATAGCcttctccttgctgtctttctgtcaGAAGCATTTTTTTGTTCCAACTGGCCTTTaaaactgaaggtttttaaagaaagtgctTTAAAGATGGAGCTGTAttgctttaattttaatgttttaactgctttttctttttaattgcatgttttaaatggttttaatattaatagtttgattctattttaatgtcagTTTGTtgtatgattttatttatattacgtatatataatttgtaagctgccttgtgtcccagttttggcaaaaagtggaatataacgttttatattataaaaatttGTTGTTGTCAATTTTGGCTGCTATGGGgctgaatttaaaagaaaagtcaCATAAGGTCAAATTACAAAGGGTTGTTTGAAAGTGGAAGTGCTAGATGGAAAGCAGCTGATTTAGCTTTGCAGTCATGAAATTCTCCACCCTTGATCCTAATGTGTGAACACCCAACCACATCACCAGattttccatattctgttatCATTTTTGATCTAGTTCTAATTAACTTTTCGGGGATTAAAATTAGTTAAGAATAATCATTTTAGTTTTATTGGTAGATATCTAATCTTCAACAAAATTTTGTTGGAGTCTTGTTTCCACCTTGTATACTAACAGTATACATATTAAGCCTGATTTCCATCACATTATTAAGATGAAAGACAAACTGTGTGGATGTGCAATAGCAAAGGGTAAGCAGAGTTTCCCAATATATGGGGAAATATAGTAATATTGTATTAAATTTCCTTACGTTGCAGGATGTCTAATGTGCCTGAATGCAATTAATGTTGTTAAGCCCCTTTCCAGAAGAAGGGCTTGTGTGGAAACTGATAGAAGTTAAAGTAGTTTTCGTAAGACTTGGAAAAACTCTCCCTTCTACtactgctgtttttatttttatgtaatagGACCAACAGGCAGTGGGAAGACAACCTTCATCAGTGAATATGCCTTGGACCTCTGCACACAAGGGGTGAACACTTTGTGGGGTAGTTTCGAGATCAACAATGTGCGCTTGGCCAAGATCATGCTTACTCAGTTTGCCATGGGGCGGCTGGAAGAACAACTGGAAAAATTTGATGAATGGGCAGACAGATTTGAGGATCTTCCACTCTACTTCATGACTTTCCATGGGCATCAGACTATCAAGTAAAATTTAGAGTGGTAGCTTTCCCTTTATGTGTGATATGTTAAATATTGTTGATGTGATAAGATGATAGGCATGGAGGGAGGAGGGTTTTAACTAACTGTGATATTATGGCTCTTATCCAATTCTTGTTTACCAGGAAGGAAGCCTTGATGCGGCTTCCTTCCAAGtagatatagcaatagcaagtacatttctatacttcttatcagtgcacttaagcactccctaagcggtttacaatgtgtaaactaattgcccccaacaagctgggtactcattttagcggcttaaaggatgcaagcctgagtcgagcttcagcccttggctgatactgaactcgcaaccttgcagtACAGGCAGTTAACCACTGCCCCATCAGGGCTctgaatataaaaaatataaaaatatgtttttatgtaCAGGCACAAGTGTCTTAGGACAGGGAATTTTTGATTGAAATAAACATTAATACTAAAATAGGAACCAAGCAATCTTTCAGATACTTGCCCTCTCCACTGCGTCTACCAATTTTTCAGATTATTGTCGCATCTCCACTTGCATTGAGAGAACATGATGAGAAAACTAAAAGCCAATTCTTGTATGTGCTGGGTGTCATTTCTAGTCTCTGTCAGCTTCAAAAATTGAGCAACATTCCTTAGCCTGAACTAGATTGTGAATGGAATATTACAGGGTGATACAGATGGTTTTCCAAATATTTGTTCTTATGAATTGCATTGTGAGTTCCTTGCTATGAGACCTATTGTAGCACAGTGAATCACAATATATGAATAATATGTAAATGTTTTGTGGGGAGCACTTCAACAACTGGTTCTTGTTTCTTACTACCTAGCCTCACTTCCAGCAGTCTTGGGATTTTAACCCACTGTCCTCAGTTGTTAACTTAATGAACACCTATATGTCCTGAAGTATTTGTAGGACCTTGGGATTACAGATATTTTTACAGAAAGCTCTATTAAGGCACAACTACCAAAGGCCTCTTGTTTGAACTTTAGTTCTGTCTGTTCTTAGTTGGAATGTATGCTTATGTATATATGTGATTTTGTTAACTTTTGTTCCATGCAGGGCAGTAATTGATACCATGAGGCATGCTGTGTACATGTATGATATCAGTCATGTTATTATTGACAATCTTCAGTTCATGATGGGCCAGGAGCAACTCACAGTGGACAGGTAAACCCTTAAGCTTCATACTTCCTTTGGCTTAGAATCATTAGGTAGATTCCATCATCATGTAAGGAGACTGCAAAGGAAGTGGAAATTCCTTCTCATAATTCCATTAATGTGGAAACAGAAGAACCTTATTGGATTCCCCCACCCTGTCCCATTCTTTCCCTTCCTGCTTCTGTCCTTCCTATTTCTTTTGTTTAGCCTGTCACTCGCTTTATGGTACAATGACCTGAAATAACTTCTGTTGTTCATGTTT from Sceloporus undulatus isolate JIND9_A2432 ecotype Alabama chromosome 3, SceUnd_v1.1, whole genome shotgun sequence encodes the following:
- the TWNK gene encoding twinkle protein, mitochondrial; protein product: MWLPIYSMRHWCFRGRWILAGSHACRHYKKETLPSPEGPVPPASVTEIRQYLRAQEIPFHDGYSCIHVPSIFVEEQQQVRHSYTLFIDKTTGRFVCTATLVEGDWQDFQASVELRHKGVAPGGLENIDEPRDYAGEDARHIWERAMPLWELLDEQETQVAKTMFGISNVSNATLKRFGVRYLRTAQTLVFPWFSPRGTSLKGLKLLGVERQGETVHYVENTLPRPSAYHNLFGLPLISRRDTEVVLTGRELDTLALYQATGLPTLALPRGISCLPPGLLPYLEQFKRITLWLGEDLRSWEAAKLFARKLSPKRCSLVQPSDQQLQPLDAFSRGLNLTKILRSALPAGHKAIISFRQLREEVFGELANVEQVAGVKWSRFPELNKLLKGHRKGELTVFTGPTGSGKTTFISEYALDLCTQGVNTLWGSFEINNVRLAKIMLTQFAMGRLEEQLEKFDEWADRFEDLPLYFMTFHGHQTIKAVIDTMRHAVYMYDISHVIIDNLQFMMGQEQLTVDRLAAQDYIVGAFRKFATDNSCHVTLVIHPRKEDEERELQTASIFGSAKASQEADNVLILQDRKLVTGPGKRYLQISKNRFDGDVGIFPLEFSKVSLTFSTPIKGKAAKLKKVKDDNGVPLKKAPAGASGPSKKQRSQPPSSTTPGASPDEPVKS